From a single Alloactinosynnema sp. L-07 genomic region:
- a CDS encoding serine hydrolase domain-containing protein, whose protein sequence is MARTTRLVAALAAVAMTAGGSVATAENAAGRFDRPQHGFAPADTVLHSATASSVGLDPEPIAAAERAIAAWTEADPTTRRPLFTGAVTLSVHHGVVVSRTAAGKAVRYADAVGTELPADQQVATRPDTIFDVASVSKLFTSIAVLCLVEDGLIELDERVATYLPEFAANGKESVTVEQLLTHTSGLEPFIPLWRDWPDKPSRIQAVLERAPTKQPGSAYVYSDLNLITLGVLVERLSGLPLDRVVADRITGPLGLRDTGYNPPTDKLDRIAATEFQSSPARGMVRGQVHDENAWSLGGVAGHAGVFSTAGDLAILAQAVLNGGTYAGERILRADTVKEMLANHTAEFPGDNHGLGFELHQRWYMGALSSPRTAGHTGFTGTSLVIDPASRSIAILLTNRVHPARTWGSINVARETVATGLARAMSVRPKHGPDAWFAGTANAATSTLATSPLSTTGPVRIAFDTFVDTESSDALVLEWSPNGRSWQTIPVLASGPGAPAGEVHILAGSGHRSWWTINAVAPIADTFTLRWRLTTDGRYLGRGVYLDRILVTDGSRSLLNGEKEPHLMHPLGWRLQTC, encoded by the coding sequence ATGGCACGGACGACCCGGCTGGTGGCCGCACTGGCCGCAGTCGCCATGACGGCGGGCGGTTCGGTGGCGACGGCGGAGAACGCGGCGGGCCGGTTCGACCGGCCCCAGCACGGCTTCGCCCCGGCCGACACGGTCCTGCACTCGGCGACTGCGTCGTCCGTCGGACTCGATCCCGAGCCCATCGCGGCGGCCGAGCGGGCGATCGCCGCGTGGACCGAGGCGGACCCGACAACGCGCAGGCCGCTGTTCACGGGCGCGGTGACACTGTCAGTCCACCACGGCGTGGTCGTCTCGAGGACCGCCGCTGGCAAGGCCGTCCGCTACGCCGACGCCGTCGGCACCGAACTGCCCGCCGACCAGCAGGTCGCGACCCGCCCGGACACGATCTTCGACGTGGCATCAGTGAGCAAGCTGTTCACATCGATCGCTGTGTTGTGCCTGGTCGAGGACGGGCTCATCGAGCTCGACGAGCGGGTCGCGACCTATCTCCCGGAGTTCGCGGCCAACGGCAAGGAGTCGGTGACGGTCGAGCAGCTGCTGACCCACACCTCCGGCTTGGAGCCGTTCATCCCGCTGTGGCGCGACTGGCCGGACAAGCCGTCCCGGATCCAGGCCGTGCTCGAACGCGCGCCGACCAAGCAGCCGGGCAGTGCCTACGTCTACTCGGACCTCAACCTGATCACCCTCGGCGTGCTGGTCGAGCGGCTGTCCGGGCTGCCGCTGGACCGGGTCGTTGCCGATCGGATCACCGGGCCGCTGGGGCTTCGGGACACCGGCTACAACCCGCCCACGGACAAGCTCGACCGGATCGCCGCCACCGAGTTCCAGTCGTCGCCCGCGCGCGGGATGGTCCGCGGCCAGGTGCACGACGAGAACGCATGGTCGCTGGGCGGGGTGGCCGGGCACGCGGGGGTCTTCTCGACCGCGGGCGATCTGGCCATCCTCGCGCAGGCCGTCCTGAACGGCGGCACGTACGCGGGCGAACGGATCCTGCGGGCCGACACGGTCAAGGAGATGCTCGCCAACCACACCGCGGAGTTCCCCGGCGACAACCACGGGCTGGGCTTCGAGCTGCATCAGCGCTGGTACATGGGCGCGCTGTCGTCGCCGCGGACGGCGGGCCACACCGGGTTCACCGGCACGTCCCTGGTGATCGACCCGGCGTCGCGGTCGATCGCGATCCTGCTCACCAACCGGGTCCACCCGGCGCGGACCTGGGGATCGATCAATGTCGCCAGGGAGACGGTGGCCACCGGGCTGGCTCGCGCGATGTCTGTGCGGCCCAAGCACGGCCCCGACGCCTGGTTCGCGGGGACGGCCAACGCGGCAACGTCCACACTGGCCACTTCGCCGCTCAGCACGACCGGACCTGTGCGGATCGCGTTCGACACGTTCGTGGATACCGAGTCGAGTGACGCCCTGGTGCTGGAGTGGAGCCCGAACGGGCGGTCCTGGCAGACCATTCCCGTTCTGGCGAGCGGCCCAGGCGCGCCCGCGGGCGAGGTTCACATTCTGGCCGGTTCGGGACACCGCAGTTGGTGGACGATCAACGCTGTGGCGCCGATAGCGGACACATTTACCCTCCGCTGGCGGCTGACTACCGATGGTCGCTACTTGGGTCGCGGTGTCTATCTTGATCGAATCTTGGTGACCGACGGTAGTCGCTCGCTCCTTAACGGTGAGAAAGAACCCCACCTGATGCATCCACTCGGGTGGCGGCTCCAAACTTGTTGA
- a CDS encoding exo-beta-N-acetylmuramidase NamZ domain-containing protein, protein MDRRQFLAASALATPLVTTSAAIPAVAVEADQAHGPTAPAADRLAARGWRSLAGRKVGVVSNPTGVLRDGTHVVDSMVAAGVRPVAVFGPEHGFRGTAQAGGSEGDYLDPRTRLPVYDTYGASVATVAAQFRKAGIDTVVFDIADVGARFYTYIWTLHTAMSAAAKLDFVVLDRPNPIGGAARGPRLDPAYASGVGREPIAQQHGMTVGELAGMFAGEFLPSAPEVTVERVTGWRRDELFADTGLPWVPPSPNMPTAQTALVYPGTCLFEGTTLSEGRGTTRPFEIIGAPGVDWRWAAQLNALGLPGVRFREHYFVPTFGKFAGTACGGVQLHLTDERRFEAIDTAVAMIVALKRVHPGAFAWRPDNFVDKLTGSDRFRRMVDAGAGTAEITGAWTAELAEFRQARAPYLLYR, encoded by the coding sequence ATGGACCGACGACAGTTCCTCGCCGCGTCCGCTCTGGCAACGCCGCTGGTCACGACGTCCGCAGCCATTCCGGCCGTCGCGGTCGAGGCCGACCAGGCGCACGGTCCGACGGCGCCCGCCGCCGACCGGCTCGCCGCGCGGGGGTGGCGAAGCCTGGCAGGTCGCAAGGTCGGCGTCGTGTCGAACCCGACTGGCGTGCTGCGCGACGGCACGCATGTGGTCGATTCGATGGTGGCCGCAGGCGTGCGCCCGGTCGCGGTCTTCGGACCGGAGCACGGCTTCCGTGGCACCGCGCAGGCGGGAGGGTCGGAAGGCGACTACCTGGACCCGCGCACCCGGCTGCCGGTTTACGACACATACGGAGCGAGCGTGGCAACCGTGGCCGCGCAGTTCCGCAAAGCCGGGATCGACACCGTGGTCTTCGACATCGCCGACGTCGGGGCCCGCTTCTACACGTATATCTGGACGCTGCACACCGCGATGAGCGCCGCGGCGAAGCTGGACTTCGTCGTCCTCGACCGGCCGAACCCGATCGGCGGTGCGGCGCGCGGTCCGCGGCTCGACCCCGCGTACGCGTCCGGGGTCGGCCGGGAGCCGATCGCCCAGCAGCACGGGATGACCGTCGGTGAGCTGGCCGGGATGTTCGCTGGCGAGTTCCTGCCCTCGGCGCCGGAGGTCACCGTCGAGCGGGTGACGGGCTGGCGGCGGGACGAGCTGTTCGCGGACACCGGCCTGCCGTGGGTGCCGCCTAGTCCGAACATGCCGACCGCACAGACCGCCCTGGTCTATCCCGGCACCTGCCTGTTCGAGGGCACGACCCTGTCGGAGGGCCGCGGCACGACGCGCCCGTTCGAGATCATCGGGGCGCCTGGAGTCGACTGGCGTTGGGCCGCGCAGCTCAATGCGCTGGGACTGCCCGGCGTGCGGTTCCGCGAGCACTACTTCGTGCCAACGTTCGGAAAATTCGCCGGGACAGCGTGCGGCGGGGTCCAGCTCCACCTCACCGACGAGCGACGGTTCGAGGCCATCGACACCGCCGTCGCGATGATCGTGGCCCTCAAGCGGGTCCACCCGGGCGCGTTCGCCTGGCGCCCGGACAATTTTGTCGACAAGTTGACCGGTTCGGACCGCTTCCGCCGGATGGTCGACGCGGGCGCGGGCACCGCGGAGATCACCGGCGCGTGGACCGCCGAGTTGGCGGAGTTCCGGCAGGCCAGGGCGCCGTATTTGCTATACCGATGA
- a CDS encoding glycoside hydrolase family 3 protein: protein MATVSVAAGAVPAVRPAPDEGRTFAVRTWTDALLARMTLEQKVGQLFVVSVWGKSADETHSMNRATYGVDTPAQVVQRYQVGGVIYFNNSGTDNVDSPTQLATFSNGLQRAALDSGARLPLVVAIDQEGGNVTRVEAPATEFPGSMAIGAGRSAADARTLASINGHELRAMGVNQNFAPVADVNSNPLNPVIGARSFSANAGLAAELVAAEVRGYQASGRATGTVSSSAKHFPGHGDAATDSHTGLPVITRSAARWREVDLPPFRAAVAAGIDSIMTAHIQFPSLDPTGVPATVSRPIMTDLLRTEMGYRGVIVTDSLGMQGVREMFGDAEIPVLALEAGVDQLLMPPNLTLAVDSVLAAVRSGRLSEARIDESVRRIVALKWKRGILAMPLVNVDRVPALVGTPEHLAAVQRLTDRTVTVLSNDNGVLPVRSPTTALVVGVGDTVSPTKSPTQLAGHLTERGWSASALPTGTRPTDTKIADAVAAAQGVGVVVVLTNNLSANFAQRTLLSRLLDTGKPVIAVAAQVPYDAGFVRAPTWLATYSWREVSLRSLTKVITGEFSPRGKLPVDVPDSADPATIRYPFDHGLTW, encoded by the coding sequence ATGGCGACGGTCAGCGTGGCCGCAGGCGCCGTCCCGGCGGTCAGACCGGCACCCGACGAGGGTCGGACCTTCGCGGTGCGGACGTGGACTGACGCGCTCTTGGCCCGGATGACCTTGGAACAGAAGGTCGGCCAGCTCTTCGTCGTTTCGGTGTGGGGCAAGTCCGCCGACGAGACCCACTCGATGAACCGGGCCACCTATGGCGTCGATACCCCGGCCCAGGTCGTCCAGCGCTACCAGGTCGGCGGGGTCATCTACTTCAACAACAGCGGCACCGACAACGTCGACAGCCCCACCCAGCTGGCCACGTTCTCCAACGGCCTGCAGCGCGCCGCGCTCGACTCCGGGGCGCGACTGCCGCTGGTGGTGGCCATCGACCAGGAGGGCGGCAACGTCACCAGGGTCGAGGCGCCCGCGACCGAGTTCCCCGGCAGCATGGCCATCGGCGCGGGCCGCAGTGCCGCCGACGCGCGCACGCTGGCCTCGATCAACGGCCACGAGCTGCGCGCGATGGGGGTCAACCAGAACTTCGCCCCGGTCGCGGACGTCAACTCCAACCCGCTCAATCCGGTCATCGGCGCCCGGTCGTTCTCCGCGAACGCGGGCTTGGCCGCCGAACTGGTCGCCGCCGAGGTCCGTGGCTACCAGGCGAGCGGGCGGGCCACTGGCACGGTGTCGTCGTCGGCCAAGCACTTCCCCGGCCATGGCGACGCGGCCACCGACAGCCACACCGGTCTGCCTGTCATCACCCGCTCGGCGGCGCGGTGGCGGGAGGTCGACCTGCCGCCCTTCCGCGCGGCGGTGGCCGCGGGCATCGACTCGATCATGACCGCGCACATCCAGTTCCCCAGCCTGGACCCGACGGGCGTGCCCGCGACGGTGTCCCGGCCGATCATGACCGACCTGCTCCGGACGGAGATGGGGTACCGGGGTGTCATCGTCACCGACTCGCTGGGGATGCAGGGCGTCCGGGAGATGTTCGGCGACGCGGAGATCCCGGTGCTGGCCTTGGAGGCAGGCGTCGACCAGTTGCTCATGCCGCCCAACCTGACGCTCGCGGTGGACTCGGTGCTCGCGGCGGTCCGGTCGGGTCGGCTGTCCGAGGCGCGGATCGATGAGAGCGTCCGGCGGATCGTGGCGCTGAAGTGGAAGCGCGGGATCCTGGCCATGCCGCTGGTGAACGTCGACCGGGTCCCCGCGCTGGTCGGCACGCCGGAGCACTTGGCGGCGGTCCAGCGGTTGACCGACCGGACCGTCACGGTCCTCAGCAACGACAACGGCGTGCTGCCCGTCCGCAGTCCAACGACCGCCCTGGTCGTGGGGGTCGGGGACACAGTCAGTCCAACCAAGTCGCCTACCCAGTTGGCCGGGCACCTGACCGAGCGCGGCTGGTCGGCGAGCGCGCTGCCCACTGGCACCCGGCCAACCGACACCAAGATCGCCGACGCGGTGGCCGCGGCGCAGGGCGTGGGGGTCGTGGTGGTGCTGACGAACAACCTGTCAGCCAACTTCGCTCAGCGGACGTTGTTATCGAGGCTGCTCGACACCGGGAAACCGGTGATCGCGGTCGCCGCCCAGGTCCCCTACGACGCGGGCTTCGTGCGGGCACCGACCTGGCTGGCCACCTACTCGTGGCGCGAGGTGTCCTTACGCTCGCTCACCAAAGTGATCACGGGTGAGTTCTCGCCGCGCGGCAAGCTGCCGGTCGACGTGCCCGACAGCGCCGATCCGGCGACCATCCGGTACCCGTTCGACCACGGTCTGACCTGGTAG
- a CDS encoding HAD family phosphatase, whose translation MTEPGSPADPPAPGRVAAFFDLDKTVIAKSSTLAFSRPFFEGGLINRRGVLKSAYAQFVFAASGADADQVERMRAHLTALCTGWDVEQVRSIVEETLHDIVDPLIYAEAAELVAEHKANGHDVVVVSASGAEIVAPIAAMIGATRSVATRMVAAAGRYTGEIDFYCYGDNKAAAMRDLAAEHGYDLAASHAYSDSSTDLPMLEAVGHPSVVNPDRGLRKVAAERGWPVLTFSKPVSLRSRFHAPSGTAVAVTAIGLGAVATAGAAWYGLHRRRRR comes from the coding sequence GTGACCGAACCCGGCAGCCCTGCGGACCCGCCCGCGCCCGGCCGGGTCGCGGCGTTCTTCGACCTGGACAAGACGGTCATCGCGAAGTCCAGCACACTGGCCTTCAGCAGGCCGTTCTTCGAGGGCGGCCTCATCAACCGTCGCGGTGTGCTCAAGAGCGCCTACGCCCAGTTCGTGTTCGCCGCGTCGGGCGCCGACGCCGACCAGGTCGAGCGGATGCGGGCCCACCTGACGGCGCTGTGCACCGGCTGGGACGTCGAGCAAGTTCGCTCGATCGTGGAAGAGACCCTGCACGACATCGTCGATCCGCTGATCTACGCCGAGGCCGCCGAGCTCGTCGCCGAGCACAAGGCCAACGGCCATGACGTCGTCGTGGTGTCCGCCTCCGGCGCGGAGATCGTCGCGCCGATAGCGGCGATGATCGGCGCGACGCGCAGTGTGGCCACCCGGATGGTCGCCGCGGCAGGCCGGTACACCGGGGAGATCGACTTCTACTGCTATGGCGACAACAAGGCCGCGGCGATGCGCGACCTGGCCGCCGAACACGGCTATGACCTCGCCGCGAGCCACGCCTACTCGGACTCGAGCACCGATCTGCCGATGCTGGAGGCCGTTGGCCACCCGTCCGTGGTCAATCCGGACCGGGGTCTGCGCAAAGTCGCGGCGGAGCGTGGCTGGCCTGTGCTGACGTTCTCCAAGCCGGTGTCGCTGCGGTCGCGCTTCCACGCCCCGTCGGGTACGGCCGTCGCGGTGACCGCGATCGGGCTCGGCGCCGTCGCCACCGCGGGGGCGGCCTGGTACGGCTTGCACCGCCGCCGTCGGCGCTGA
- the ssd gene encoding septum site-determining protein Ssd, with product MSRSVVCVEADALLDEVLRVAAAAGCTLDRVADAADLRTRWHDAPMVIIDADTAAACLAFALPRRESVVVVSGADPPPTMWPDALALGAQRVIALPDGEAWLVDAFADTTERPANQAGRTVAVIGGRGGAGASVFAAAMALTALDAGRDTLLVDCDPLGGGLDLLLGAEQSDGMRWPDLRLTSGRVPAAGLRAALPSRVKGDARLSLLSGAREGEGPSPDAVAAVLDAGKRGGDLVICDLPRAPAEAAQAALDRTDLAILVIPAELRGCAAAQQVAVRIAAQGLRAAAVVRTSPEMGLRPRQVAEVLGLPLLATVRTDPALSRSLDADGFRVRPRTSLAQAARAALRALPA from the coding sequence ATGAGCCGCTCGGTCGTCTGCGTCGAGGCAGACGCACTGCTCGACGAGGTGCTGCGCGTCGCCGCCGCCGCAGGGTGCACGCTCGACCGCGTCGCCGACGCCGCCGACCTCCGCACCCGCTGGCACGACGCGCCCATGGTCATCATCGACGCCGACACCGCGGCGGCCTGCCTGGCGTTCGCGTTGCCCCGCAGGGAAAGCGTGGTCGTGGTGAGCGGGGCGGACCCGCCGCCCACGATGTGGCCGGACGCCCTCGCTCTCGGCGCCCAGCGGGTGATCGCGCTGCCCGACGGCGAGGCCTGGCTGGTCGACGCGTTCGCCGACACCACCGAGCGTCCCGCGAACCAGGCGGGTCGAACGGTCGCGGTCATCGGCGGTCGAGGCGGCGCGGGCGCGTCGGTATTCGCCGCCGCCATGGCCTTGACCGCCCTGGACGCGGGACGCGACACGCTGCTCGTCGACTGCGATCCCCTGGGCGGCGGCCTCGACCTGCTGCTCGGCGCCGAGCAGAGCGACGGGATGCGGTGGCCAGACCTGCGGCTCACCTCCGGCCGGGTGCCCGCCGCAGGTCTGCGGGCCGCGCTCCCGAGCCGGGTAAAGGGCGACGCGCGACTGAGCCTGCTGTCGGGGGCGAGGGAGGGTGAGGGGCCAAGCCCGGACGCGGTGGCCGCGGTCCTCGACGCGGGCAAACGCGGCGGCGACCTGGTGATCTGCGACCTGCCCCGGGCGCCAGCCGAGGCGGCACAGGCCGCGCTCGACCGCACCGACCTGGCGATCCTTGTCATCCCCGCCGAGCTTCGCGGGTGCGCCGCCGCCCAGCAGGTGGCCGTCCGGATAGCTGCCCAAGGCCTTCGGGCCGCCGCTGTGGTTCGCACGTCGCCTGAGATGGGGCTCCGACCGCGGCAAGTCGCTGAGGTCTTGGGGCTTCCGCTGCTCGCGACCGTGCGAACCGATCCAGCCTTGTCGAGATCCCTCGACGCGGACGGATTCCGGGTCCGCCCGCGCACCTCACTCGCCCAAGCCGCCAGAGCCGCTTTGCGCGCCCTGCCCGCGTAG
- a CDS encoding TadA family conjugal transfer-associated ATPase, with amino-acid sequence MHVPATELVDRVRRRLAGSPEITAAAVAQAVRAEARGLVGHDDVLSALNLVRQEFVGAGPLDPLLRDPATTDVLVTAPDQVWVDGPDGLRRTEVEFPDDAAVRRLAQRLAMAAGRRLDDAQPYVDGWVPAAAGGRVRMHAVLPPIAEAGTCLSLRVLRPAAHGLVDLERLGTFDGPTRALLTAIVGARVAFLVSGGTGSGKTTLLSALLAAVPPAERVVCVEDAGELQPDHPQFIRLITRPPNIEGAGEITPRDLVRQALRMRPDRIVVGEVRGAEVCDLLSALNTGHDGGAGTVHANSPAEVPARLEALAALGGLARDALHSQAAAAIHLILHMRRSATGVRRLCEIASVARTDDGLRITPLWTHGDPVPPASEIGLTRC; translated from the coding sequence ATGCACGTGCCCGCCACTGAACTTGTCGACCGCGTCCGAAGGCGGCTCGCAGGTTCGCCCGAGATCACCGCCGCCGCGGTCGCTCAGGCGGTCCGCGCCGAGGCACGCGGCCTGGTCGGACACGACGACGTGCTCTCAGCCCTGAACCTCGTGCGGCAGGAGTTCGTCGGCGCGGGCCCACTCGATCCGCTGCTGCGGGACCCGGCCACCACTGATGTGCTGGTCACCGCCCCGGACCAGGTCTGGGTCGACGGCCCGGACGGACTGCGCCGAACCGAGGTCGAGTTCCCCGACGACGCCGCCGTCCGCAGACTCGCCCAACGCCTCGCGATGGCCGCGGGCCGTCGCCTCGACGACGCTCAGCCCTACGTCGACGGCTGGGTTCCCGCCGCGGCGGGCGGCCGGGTCCGCATGCACGCGGTCCTCCCGCCGATCGCCGAGGCGGGCACCTGCCTCTCGCTGCGGGTGTTGCGCCCAGCCGCCCACGGCTTGGTCGACCTGGAGCGCCTCGGCACTTTCGACGGCCCGACCCGGGCGCTTCTCACCGCGATAGTCGGGGCCAGAGTCGCGTTCCTCGTCTCAGGAGGCACGGGCAGCGGCAAGACAACCCTGCTGTCGGCCTTGCTCGCCGCCGTTCCGCCCGCCGAACGCGTGGTCTGCGTCGAGGACGCGGGCGAACTGCAGCCCGACCATCCCCAGTTCATCCGCCTGATCACCCGCCCCCCGAACATCGAGGGCGCGGGCGAGATCACCCCACGCGATCTCGTCCGCCAAGCCTTGCGCATGCGCCCCGACCGCATCGTTGTCGGCGAGGTCCGCGGCGCAGAGGTCTGCGACCTGCTGTCCGCCCTCAACACCGGCCACGACGGCGGCGCGGGCACCGTCCACGCGAACTCACCCGCCGAAGTACCGGCACGCCTGGAGGCACTGGCCGCCCTGGGCGGCCTCGCCCGCGACGCCCTCCACAGCCAGGCCGCCGCCGCCATCCACCTGATCCTCCACATGCGACGCTCGGCCACCGGCGTCCGCCGACTGTGCGAGATCGCCTCCGTCGCGCGGACGGACGACGGCCTTCGTATTACTCCACTGTGGACACATGGAGACCCGGTCCCACCCGCGAGCGAGATCGGACTCACCCGGTGCTGA
- a CDS encoding type II secretion system F family protein → MTALLLAIAVLIGFPHRSAPTRLARLFGSPRPGGRFWPPKGKRFRRLFRRSSGWTVPSQAPPPATRHPPRRFAFIAAVSAGVLFGLALGLVAGIVAAPIAGWVTFRAVRGRAAPVDEATLAATWDLLAACLTAGMPVPTAIRAIAVDLPDQPGRALRDVAGLLAMGGDPVEAWAGALNCPQTAALARGARRTARSGAALAGVARDLAADVRARAADDAEARAQRVAVLATGPLALCFLPAFLCLGIVPVVLGMTDVLSNQL, encoded by the coding sequence ATGACCGCGTTACTCCTGGCCATCGCCGTGCTCATCGGCTTCCCACACCGCTCGGCGCCTACCCGGCTCGCGCGCCTGTTCGGCAGTCCTCGACCGGGCGGACGCTTCTGGCCGCCCAAGGGCAAACGCTTTCGCCGCTTGTTCAGACGATCGTCGGGCTGGACCGTGCCAAGTCAGGCGCCACCGCCCGCCACCCGACATCCACCTCGGCGATTCGCCTTCATCGCCGCGGTATCGGCTGGGGTGCTGTTCGGCCTGGCGCTCGGGCTGGTCGCGGGGATCGTGGCAGCGCCGATCGCCGGATGGGTGACATTCCGCGCCGTCCGCGGCAGAGCGGCGCCGGTCGACGAGGCCACCCTGGCTGCCACTTGGGACCTGCTAGCCGCCTGTCTCACGGCCGGCATGCCAGTCCCAACCGCGATCCGTGCCATCGCCGTCGATCTGCCCGACCAGCCAGGCCGCGCGCTCCGTGACGTGGCGGGCCTGCTCGCCATGGGCGGAGATCCGGTCGAGGCATGGGCGGGCGCACTCAATTGCCCGCAAACGGCCGCGCTGGCAAGGGGAGCCCGCCGGACCGCCAGGTCGGGGGCCGCGTTGGCGGGCGTCGCCCGCGATCTCGCCGCCGACGTGCGCGCACGCGCGGCCGACGACGCCGAGGCGCGGGCCCAACGGGTGGCCGTGCTGGCCACCGGTCCACTGGCGCTCTGTTTCCTCCCAGCCTTCCTGTGCCTCGGCATCGTGCCGGTCGTGCTCGGGATGACCGATGTCCTGTCGAACCAACTGTGA
- a CDS encoding DUF4244 domain-containing protein, giving the protein MNNFISSDEGIVSSEWALTILVAAALSAALLAIVTSSGVTESLTALIQRALDGA; this is encoded by the coding sequence GTGAACAACTTCATCAGCTCCGACGAAGGCATCGTGAGCAGCGAATGGGCGCTCACCATCCTGGTCGCCGCCGCGTTGTCCGCCGCGCTCTTGGCCATCGTCACCAGCTCTGGTGTGACGGAGAGCTTGACCGCACTGATCCAGCGCGCGCTGGACGGCGCATGA
- a CDS encoding TadE family type IV pilus minor pilin, which yields MTGRSDRGAVTVETALVMPLLATVLVFSTGVVAGAADYIRCVDAAREAARLTARGEQDRARAVASEIAPRGADIRIALEGDAISVEVHADPVAGLVPGLHVSAAAFAVAEPEDGGM from the coding sequence ATGACAGGCCGTTCCGACCGCGGCGCGGTCACCGTGGAAACGGCGTTGGTCATGCCGTTGCTCGCCACCGTCCTTGTGTTCTCCACCGGAGTCGTCGCGGGCGCCGCCGACTACATCAGATGCGTCGACGCGGCCAGGGAGGCGGCCCGCCTGACGGCCCGAGGCGAGCAGGACCGGGCACGGGCCGTGGCCTCGGAGATCGCACCGCGCGGCGCGGATATCCGGATCGCGCTGGAGGGGGACGCCATCTCGGTCGAGGTCCACGCCGACCCGGTTGCGGGCCTTGTTCCCGGCCTCCACGTGAGCGCGGCCGCGTTCGCTGTCGCCGAACCGGAAGACGGAGGAATGTGA
- a CDS encoding Rv3654c family TadE-like protein yields MNRQSRPEDSGFATVWAAGVIAALAALMSLVLGLVAVVVARHRAESAADLAALAGAVHAVDGEAVACDRAQWVADRMSAELVDCELRGWDVTVRVAVVPPGAAAVFGPAAAAARAGPVVDGRTVDLGR; encoded by the coding sequence GTGAATCGACAGAGCAGACCGGAGGACAGCGGATTCGCCACCGTCTGGGCCGCCGGGGTGATCGCGGCGTTGGCGGCGCTGATGTCGCTCGTCCTCGGCCTGGTGGCCGTGGTGGTCGCACGCCATCGCGCGGAGAGCGCCGCGGATCTCGCGGCCCTGGCCGGCGCCGTGCACGCGGTCGACGGCGAGGCGGTCGCCTGTGATCGGGCCCAGTGGGTGGCGGATCGGATGTCCGCGGAACTGGTCGACTGCGAGTTGCGCGGATGGGACGTGACGGTGCGGGTCGCGGTGGTGCCGCCGGGCGCGGCCGCGGTGTTCGGCCCGGCTGCGGCGGCCGCTCGCGCCGGCCCGGTAGTTGACGGTCGAACGGTCGACCTCGGACGGTGA
- a CDS encoding bifunctional DNA primase/polymerase, which translates to MLATERSDSWRRAFKVELRAEAIGLAFRGWPVLPGTYPTGAHWAGRDGLEDAGPAPVHRDWEERIGTKAEQVATWWTGRPYTLLMATGRVYDAIEVDDDLGRRAAGVLRSVGIPVPIIATPERRWYFLTLTGVALHRDLAVDPSITLHGAGSWISLPPSPYQHGIVHWRVKPEVCGWEIPHSHIVQDALLDALHEPTQDRLVSQLVGAD; encoded by the coding sequence ATGTTGGCAACCGAGAGGTCGGATAGCTGGCGGAGAGCTTTCAAGGTCGAACTGCGGGCGGAGGCGATCGGCCTCGCGTTCCGGGGCTGGCCGGTTCTGCCGGGCACCTACCCGACGGGTGCGCACTGGGCTGGCCGCGACGGTTTGGAGGACGCCGGTCCCGCCCCGGTCCACCGCGACTGGGAAGAACGCATCGGCACGAAGGCCGAGCAGGTGGCGACCTGGTGGACCGGTCGCCCGTACACCCTGCTGATGGCCACGGGCCGCGTGTACGACGCGATCGAGGTCGATGACGACCTCGGCAGGCGTGCTGCGGGCGTGCTGCGGTCGGTGGGGATTCCCGTGCCGATCATCGCCACACCGGAGCGGCGCTGGTACTTCCTGACCCTGACCGGTGTCGCGCTACACCGCGACCTCGCCGTCGACCCGAGTATCACCCTGCACGGCGCGGGCAGCTGGATCAGCCTGCCGCCGAGCCCGTATCAGCACGGAATCGTGCACTGGCGGGTCAAGCCCGAGGTGTGCGGCTGGGAGATCCCGCACTCGCACATCGTCCAGGACGCGTTGCTCGACGCACTGCACGAACCGACGCAGGACCGGCTGGTCAGCCAGCTCGTCGGCGCCGACTAG